A region from the Bradyrhizobium erythrophlei genome encodes:
- the hpf gene encoding ribosome hibernation-promoting factor, HPF/YfiA family, whose amino-acid sequence MTLRISGKSINVGDALRGRVSERTDEVLRKYFDGNYSGHITLSKDGFGFRTDCALHLDSGITLEADSNAADAYASADQALLMIEKRLRRYKSRLKDRSARKAHAASEALAGMTAPTLDAPSYVIEAPGEDDDEVTSYNPVIIAEATTSLKRLSVSEAVMELDLTGAACVVFQHGSSGRVNIIYRRADGNIGWIDPPVVKSGG is encoded by the coding sequence ATGACTCTGCGGATTTCCGGAAAAAGCATCAATGTCGGCGACGCCCTGCGCGGCCGGGTCAGCGAGCGCACCGACGAGGTGCTGCGCAAATATTTCGACGGCAATTATTCCGGCCACATCACGCTGAGCAAGGACGGCTTCGGATTCCGCACCGATTGCGCGTTGCATCTGGATTCCGGAATCACGCTGGAGGCCGATTCCAACGCCGCCGACGCCTATGCCAGCGCCGACCAGGCGCTCTTGATGATCGAAAAGCGGCTGCGCCGCTACAAGAGCCGGCTGAAGGACCGCTCCGCCCGCAAGGCCCACGCGGCCTCGGAAGCGCTGGCGGGGATGACCGCGCCGACGCTGGACGCGCCGAGCTATGTGATCGAGGCCCCCGGCGAAGACGACGACGAGGTCACCAGCTACAACCCCGTGATCATTGCCGAGGCCACCACCTCGCTGAAGCGGCTTTCGGTCAGCGAAGCCGTGATGGAACTCGACCTGACCGGCGCCGCCTGTGTGGTGTTCCAGCATGGCTCCAGCGGCCGGGTGAACATCATTTACCGGCGGGCCGACGGCAATATCGGCTGGATAGATCCCCCGGTGGTTAAGTCGGGGGGCTAG
- a CDS encoding DUF1150 family protein, whose translation MTEGNVVFEPAGVSTESLATLGEGHIAYVKQIRSEDVPGLFPQAPKIAPGLKLFALHAADGTPIMLTDSREAAIANAWSNELQAVSVH comes from the coding sequence ATGACTGAAGGCAATGTTGTGTTTGAGCCGGCGGGCGTCTCCACGGAGTCGCTGGCAACCCTGGGCGAGGGACACATCGCCTATGTGAAACAGATCCGTTCCGAGGACGTGCCGGGGCTGTTTCCCCAGGCGCCGAAGATCGCGCCGGGCCTGAAGCTTTTCGCGCTGCACGCGGCCGACGGCACGCCGATCATGCTGACCGACAGCCGGGAAGCCGCGATCGCAAACGCCTGGAGCAACGAACTTCAGGCGGTCAGCGTTCACTGA
- the ptsN gene encoding PTS IIA-like nitrogen regulatory protein PtsN: MTITDLVAPEAILPALKVNGKKQALQELAARASALTGQNERAVFEVLLQREKLGTTAVGYGVAIPHGKLPKLEKLFGLFARLERPIDFEAMDGQPVDLVFLLLAPEGAGADHLKALARIARLLRDQDVAKKLRASRDAPAIYSVLALPPATAA; this comes from the coding sequence ATGACGATTACCGATCTGGTCGCACCCGAGGCGATTCTCCCGGCATTGAAGGTCAACGGCAAGAAGCAGGCGCTGCAGGAACTGGCGGCGCGCGCCTCGGCTTTGACGGGGCAGAACGAGCGGGCGGTTTTCGAGGTTCTGCTGCAGCGCGAAAAGCTCGGCACCACCGCGGTCGGCTATGGCGTCGCCATCCCGCACGGCAAGCTGCCCAAGCTGGAAAAGCTGTTCGGCCTGTTCGCCCGCCTGGAGCGCCCGATCGATTTCGAGGCGATGGACGGCCAGCCGGTCGACCTGGTGTTCCTGCTGCTGGCGCCGGAAGGCGCGGGCGCCGACCACCTCAAGGCGCTGGCGCGGATCGCCCGGCTGCTGCGGGACCAGGACGTCGCCAAGAAGTTGCGCGCCTCGCGCGATGCGCCGGCGATCTATTCGGTACTGGCGCTGCCGCCGGCGACGGCAGCGTAA